The Microbacterium sp. LKL04 sequence ACGACGCCGTCCTCGGCCAGGGCCTGCAGGGTCCGCACGACGATCGACGGACCGTCGATCTTGAACTGACGACGAGCCGCGGCACGTGTGTCCGAGAAGCCGAAGCCGTCGGCACCGAGCGTCGCGTAACGGCGCGGGACCCACTGGCGGATCTGGTCCTGGACGGCGTGCATGAAGTCGCTGACGGCGACGACGGGGCCCTCCGAGTCGCGGAGCTTCTCGGTGATGTAGGCCGTCTTGGGCTCATCGGTGGGGTGCAGGAAGTTGTGCTCGTCGGCGGCGAGGCCGTCGCGGCGGAGCTCGGTCCAGCTGGTCACCGACCAGACGTCGGCCACGACGCCCCAGTCGTCCTTGAGGAGCTTCTGCGCCTCGTGGGCCCACGCCAGGCCGACGCCCGACGCGAGGATCTGGGCGCGGTGCCCCTCGCCCTCACCGGTCGAGACGCGGTGGATGCCGCGGACGATGCCGTCGACGTCGACATCCTCCGGCTCCTTGGGCTGGACGATCGGCTCGTTGTAGACCGTGATGTAGTACATGACGTTCGGGTCCTCGTGCTCCCCGCCGTACATGCGCTCGAGACCGGACTGCACGATGTGCGCGATCTCGTAGCCGTAGGCCGGGTCGTACGAGACGGTCGCCGGGTTGGTCGAGGCGAGCAGGTGCGAGTGGCCGTCGGCGTGCTGCAGGCCCTCACCCGTGAGGGTGGTGCGGCCGGCCGTGGCGCCGATGATGAACCCGCGCGCCATCTGGTCGCCGGCGGCCCACTGGGCGTCGCCCGTGCGCTGGAAGCCGAACATCGAGTAGAAGACGTAGACCGGGATGAGCGGCTCGCCGTGGGTCGCGTAGGACGTGCCGACACCGGTGAAGGCGGCGAGGGCGCCGGCCTCGTTGATGCCCACGTGCATGATCTGACCCTGCGGGCTCTCCTTGTACGCCAGGAGCAGCTCGCGGTCGACGGACGTGTAGTTCTGCCCGTTCGGGTTGTAGATCTTCGCCGTCGGGAAGTACGCGTCCATACCGAACGTGCGCGCCTCGTCGGGGATGATCGGGACGATGCGGTGGCCGAAGTCCTTCGAGCGCAGCAGGTCCTTGAGCAGTCGGACGAACGCCATCGTGGTGGCGACCTCCTGCGTGCCCGACCCCTTCTTCGGCAGCGCGTAGACGCTGTCGTCAGGAAGGCTCAGCGAGGTGTGGGTGCTGCGACGCTGCGGGAGCGTGCCGCCCAGCGCGCGACGACGCTCGACCATGTACTTGATGGTCTCGTCCTCGGCACCCGGGTGGTAGTACGGCGGCTCGTAGGGGTTCTCCTCGAGCTGGGCGTCCGTCAGCGGGATGTGCATCTGGTCGCGGAACAGCTTGAGGTCGTCGAGCGTCATCTTCTTCATCTGGTGCGTCGCGTTGCGCCCCTCGAAGTGCGGACCGAGACCATAGCCCTTGACGGTCTTCGCCAGGATGACGGTCGGCTGGCCCTTGTGCTCTATGGCCGCCTTGTACGCCGCGAAGACCTTGCGGTAGTCGTGACCGCCGCGCTTGAGGTTCCAGATCTGCTCGTCGGAGTAGTCCTTGACGAGGGCTGCGGCGCGCTCGTCGCGGCCGAAGAAGTGCTCACGGACGTAGGCGCCGTTCTCGGCCTTGTAGGTCTGGAAGTCGCCGTCGGGCGTGCTGTTCATGAGGTTCAGCAGGGCGCCCTCGGTGTCGCGGGACAGCAGGTCGTCCCACTCCCGGCCCCAGACGACCTTGATGACGTTCCAGCCGGCGCCGCGGAAGAAGCTCTCGAGCTCCTGCACGATCTTGCCGTTGCCGCGCACGGGGCCGTCCAGGCGCTGCAGGTTGCAGTTGACGACGAAGGTCAGGTTGTCGAGGCCCTCGTTGGCGGCTACCTGGAGCTGACCGCGGCTCTCGACCTCATCCATCTCGCCATCACCGAGGAAGGCCCAGACGTGAGCGTCCGAGAGGTCTTTCACGCCGCGGTTGGTGAGGTACTTGTTCGTCATCGCCTGGTAGATGGCGTTGATCGGACCGAGACCCATCGACACGGTCGGGAACTGCCAGTAGTCCGGCATGAGGCGCGGGTGCGGGTACGACGGCAGACCGTGAGGGGCAGCGGATGCCTCCTGGCGGAACCCGTCGAGCTGCTGGCTCGACAGGCCACCCTCGAGGAACGAGCGGGCGTACATGCCGGGGGAGGCGTGGCCCTGGAAGAAGACCTGGTCGCCGCCGCTGGAGTGATCCGGACCGCGGAAGAAGTGGTTGAACCCGACCTCGTACAGGGCGGCCGACGAGGCGTAGGTCGAGATGTGACCGCCGACGCCGATGCCGGGGCGCTGCGCGCGGTGAACCGTGAGGGCGGCGTTCCAGCGGATCCAGCTGCGGTAGCGGCGCTCGACCTCTTCGTCGCCGGGGAACTCGGGCTCGCTGTCGACGGGGATCGTGTTGATGTAGTCCGTCGTGGGGACCTGCGGGACGCCCAGGTGCAGTTCACGCGAGCTCTGCAGCAGGCTCAGCATGATCTCGCGGCCGCGGCTCGCTCCGCGGGCGTCGACGAGTTGGCGCAGGGAATCCTGCCACTCCGACGTCTCTTCCGGGTCGCTGTCCTGCGGGCCCTGCGAGTACGGATCCTGATCGTTGACAGTCACAAGAGGCCTTTCGTCGCCTGGCAGATCGTGCCAGGAAGGAGGGATCGAGCGAGGGCGCGCTTGTTCGCCGCGCACAACTCGCTTGTCTTCAGCCTACCCATACGGTCCCGGTGCTGGACGCCGCTGCGCCCCCTCTAGACTCGGTACGTCAGGGCCTTTAGCTCAGCTGGTAGAGCGCCACGTTTACACCGTGGATGTCGTCGGTTCGATCCCGGCAGGGCCCACCACCGGCATCCCGCCGCTTCCGGACTCAGTCCCGGCCGAAGAGCTTCGGCGCCGCGGGGTCGATGTACAGGTCGCCGCCCTTGCCCAGGCGCGAGTGGCGACGCGAGTACGCGAAGTAGATGACGAACCCGAGCGCGAGCCAGATGAGGAAGCGCAGCCACGTCTCCACCGTCAGGTTGAGCATGAGGTAGACGCACACGATCACCGACAGCGCCGGCAGCCACGGGTTCAGCGGCACACGGAACCCGCGTTCGAGATCGGGGCGACGGCGGCGCAGGACGATGACGCCGACCGACACGAGCACGAATGCCGAGAGCGTGCCGATGTTCACCATCTCCTCGAGCACCCCGACCGGCGTGAGTCCGGCGACGAGGGCGACGACGACCGTGACGATGATCGAGATCACCCAGGGCGTCCGGAACCGGGGGTGCACCTTCGCGAGCCCGCGCGGCAGGAGGGCGTCGCGCGACATCGCGAAGATGATGCGCGTCGCGCCGATCATGAGGGTCAGCACGACCGTCGTGAGACCGGCGACGGCGCCCGCCGAGATGACCGTCGCCATCCAGGTCTGCCCGTGGAAGGCGAAGGCGTTCGCGAGCGCTGCGGCCGGGTCGAGCTTGTCGTAGGGAACCATCCCCGTCACGACGAGTGCGACCGCGCCGTAGAGCACCGTGCAGATGATCAGCGAGGCGATGATCCCGATCGGCAGGTCGCGCTGCGGGCGCTTGGTCTCCTCCGCCGTCGTCGCGACGACGTCGAACCCGATGTAGGCGAAGAACACGAGGGCGGCGCCCGCGAAAATGCCGCCGACGCCGAACGCGGTCGGCTCGATGCCCGAGAAGAACTGCAGGAGCGGCTGCGTGAGTCCCGAGGCGGTCTCGCGGGGAGCTGCGTCGGGCACGAAGGGGGAGTAATTCGCGGGGTTGACGAACATGAGTCCCGCGACGATCACGAACAGGACGATGAACAGCTTCACCGCGACGAGCACGAGGTTCACCCGCAGGGACTCCCGGATGCCGACGGTGATCAGCACGCCGAGGACGACGACCAGCAGGACGGCCATCAGGTCGATGGACCCGCCGTATCCGATCGCGGCCGGGATTGGGGCGCCGAGCTGCTCCATGAGCGATCCGAGGTAGGCGCTCCACCCCTGCGCGACGACGCTCGCCCCCAGGAACATCTCGAGGATCAGATCCCAGCCGATGATCCAGGCGAAGAGCTCGCCGAGCGATGCGTAGGAGAAGGTGTAGGCCGACCCCGACACGGGGACCGTGGAGGCGAACTCGGCGTAACACATGGCGGCGAGCCCGCACGCGATGGCGGCCACGACGAAGCTGATGACGATCGCGGGACCGGCGACCTCGTGGGCGGCGCGCCCGGTGAGCGTGAAGATTCCCGCGCCGATGACGACGCCGACGCCGAAGACCGTGAGGTCGAGGGCCGAGAGCGACTTCTTGAGCCGGAACTCCGGCTCCTCGGTGTCGGCGATCGACTGCTCGACCGTCTTGGTGCGCAGCACGCTCATGCTGATCTCCTCCCGCACGATTCCGGCACGCAATGCTAGTGCGTCGCGGCATCCCGTCTGAAGACCACGCCCCGACGGCCGGTCACCCGCGGGGTAGGTTGGAGGACGTGAAAGCCAGCTTTACCGACCAGCGCCGCCTCCTCGATCTCGCCGACGCCGACATCGCCGTGCGTCGTGCGGATCACGCGCGACAGAACCCCGCGCAGGCCGCGCGTGTGAAGGAGCTGCTGTCGGTGCGGGCGACCCACTCGGCCGAGCTCACCCGCCGCCTCGGCGAGCGTGACGACGCGAAGGCCGAGCTCGCCCGCATCCAGTCCGACGTCGCCGTCGTCGACGCCCGCACGGCGCGCGACAACGATCTGCTGGCGTCGACGTCGAGCGCGAAGGACGCCCAGGGCCTCGAGCACGAGATCGCGTCGCTCGCCCGGCGCAAGAGCGACCTGGAGGACGCCGAGCTCGAGCTCATGGAGCGCCTCGAGGCTGCGGACGCCGCGGTGGCGGAGCAAGAGGCGCTCATCGCTTCGGTGAACGAGGAGGGCGCGCGACTGAGCGCCGAGGCCAAGGCCACCGTCGCCGAGGCGACGACCCGCCTCGACGCCGCGACCCGCGATCGTGCGGCGATCGCCGCATCGTTGCCCGCCGATCTCGTCGCGATGTACGACGGTCTCGCCGCACGCGGCAACGGTGCCGGTCACCTGCAGCGCCGCACGTGCGGCGGTTGCCACATGGTGCTCTCGGGCACCGACCTCAACGTCGTGCGTGCCGCGGCGGAGGACGACGTCGTCACCTGCCCGGAGTGCGGGTGCATCCTGGTCCGCGACGACGACTCCGGGCTCTGACCGATCCGGGTGCTCCCGCGGCGGCTGCCGTCCCGTGGATCGTCGTGGGCGCTGCCGAGGAGCGAACCTCCCTCGTCCTGCTCGATGTCGACGGCCGCCCGACGGAACGCGTGCTCGCTGACGCCACCGGCCTCGCGGACCGGGTCCGACGGGCGGACGAGTCCACCCGCTGGGTGTGGAGCGACACCTCGCACTGGTACCCGGCGCTGATCGCGGCGGGGGTCCGCGTCGCCCGCTGCCATGATCTCCGCCTCGCACACGCGATCCTGCGGGACAGCGCGCTCGCGGTCGATGCGGAGGCGCTTCGACGTGCGACGGAGTGGGATGCCGCGGCATCCGTCGCCGACGATGGCCCGAGCGCCCTCTTCGATCTCGATCCCGGCTCCCGCGAGGCGCCGCACGACATCGAAGCCGCCCTCGCGGAGTTCGAACGGCAACGGGAGGTGATCGCCGCCGGCTCGCCGAGCCTTCGACTGCTGGTCGCAGCAGAGTCCGTCGGTGCGCTCGTCGCGGCAGAGATGCATGCGGCCGGCGTGCCGTGGGACGGCCGGGTCCACGACGAGATCCTGACCGGGATGCTCGGCGAGCGGGATGCCGGCGGTCGGCCGCCCGCTCGCATCGTCGCCCTCGCCGCCGAGATCCGCGGACTTCTCGGTGATCCCGGCGCGAGCCTCGATTCGCAGCCGAAGCTCCTGCGGGCGCTGCATCGCGTCGGCGTCGCGGCCACGTCCACGAGCAAGTGGGAGCTCACGGAGTACGACCACCCGGTCGTCGCTCCGCTCCTGGAGTACAAGCGGCTCATGCGGATGTACACGGCGAACGGCTGGGCGTGGCGTGAGGAATGGGCTCCCGCCGGCCGGTTCCGACCGGTGTACGTCCCGGGCGGTGTCGTGACGGGTCGGTGGGCATCGTCGGGCGGCGGCGCCCTGCAGCTGCCGCGGCAGCTCCGGCCCGCCGTGCGCGCCGATCAGGGGTGGACGCTGGTGGTCGCCGACGTCGCCCAGCTCGAGCCGCGTGTCCTCGCGGCGATGTCACGGGATGCCGCCCTCGCCGACAGCGCGCGCGGCACCGATCTCTACGAGGGGATCGTCTCGCGCGGCGTGGTCAGCACCCGCTCCGAAGCGAAGTTCGCCCTGCTGGGAGCGATGTACGGCGCGACGACGGGCGACAGCGGCCGCCTCGTCCCGGCCCTCCGACGGGCATACCCGCGGGCGATGGGTCTCGTGGACGACGCGGCCCGCGTGGGGGAGGAGGGCGGCGTCGTCTCGACCTGGCTCGGGCGGTCCAGCCCGGCTCCCTCGCCTGGATGGCGCGAACTGCAGAGCCGAGCGGGTGTTCCTGACGCGACTGAGACGGACCGCGCCCAGGCTCGACGCACCGCGCGCGATCGGGGCCGGTTCACTCGGAACTTCGTCGTGCAGGGCACGGCCGCCGAGTGGGCTCTGGCGTGGCTGGGAGACCTCCGCGCCCGGCTGGCTGCGCTGCCGCCGGTCGATGACGCGGATGCCGCACCGCGGTCGGGCGCGCTCCACTCACGGCAGGCGCATCTCGCGTTCTTCCTGCACGACGAGGTCATCGTCCACGCACCCGAGGCGCACGCGGAACAGGCTGCGGACGCGGTGCGCCTGGCCGCGGACGCGGCTACCCGGCTCCTGTTCGGCGACATCCCGCTGGACTTCCGCCTCGACCTGCAGGTGCGGATCGACGCGGCGAAGGACTGACCGTCCAGACGGCTAGACTCGACCCCGCGAATGGGTCGGCTGGACGGTCGCGTGGCGCGAGAGCGCACCGAGGAACGTCCGGGCTCCACAGGGCAGGGCGGTGGGTAACACCCACCCGGAGTGATCCGCGAGACAGTGCCACAGAGAGCAGACCGCCTCGGTTCCGACCGGGGTAAGGGTGAAAGGGTGGTGTAAGAGACCACCGGGGTCGTGGTGACACGACCCGCACGGTAAACCTCGCCCGGAGCAAGGTCAGACAGGGGATGCCGACGCGGCCCGCCGAGTCCCCGGGTAGACCGCTGGAGCGGCACGGCAACGTGTCGCCGAGAGAGATGACCGTCCACGGGGTTTCGACCCCCGGACAGAACCCGGCGTACAGGCCGGCCCATTCGCCTCCGCCGGCCCCTGAGTGTCAGCGCGCGGTGGTACCCGCGAGGTCCTCGCCCTC is a genomic window containing:
- a CDS encoding bifunctional 3'-5' exonuclease/DNA polymerase, translated to MRVHPGPRRRLRALTDPGAPAAAAVPWIVVGAAEERTSLVLLDVDGRPTERVLADATGLADRVRRADESTRWVWSDTSHWYPALIAAGVRVARCHDLRLAHAILRDSALAVDAEALRRATEWDAAASVADDGPSALFDLDPGSREAPHDIEAALAEFERQREVIAAGSPSLRLLVAAESVGALVAAEMHAAGVPWDGRVHDEILTGMLGERDAGGRPPARIVALAAEIRGLLGDPGASLDSQPKLLRALHRVGVAATSTSKWELTEYDHPVVAPLLEYKRLMRMYTANGWAWREEWAPAGRFRPVYVPGGVVTGRWASSGGGALQLPRQLRPAVRADQGWTLVVADVAQLEPRVLAAMSRDAALADSARGTDLYEGIVSRGVVSTRSEAKFALLGAMYGATTGDSGRLVPALRRAYPRAMGLVDDAARVGEEGGVVSTWLGRSSPAPSPGWRELQSRAGVPDATETDRAQARRTARDRGRFTRNFVVQGTAAEWALAWLGDLRARLAALPPVDDADAAPRSGALHSRQAHLAFFLHDEVIVHAPEAHAEQAADAVRLAADAATRLLFGDIPLDFRLDLQVRIDAAKD
- a CDS encoding amino acid permease, producing MSVLRTKTVEQSIADTEEPEFRLKKSLSALDLTVFGVGVVIGAGIFTLTGRAAHEVAGPAIVISFVVAAIACGLAAMCYAEFASTVPVSGSAYTFSYASLGELFAWIIGWDLILEMFLGASVVAQGWSAYLGSLMEQLGAPIPAAIGYGGSIDLMAVLLVVVLGVLITVGIRESLRVNLVLVAVKLFIVLFVIVAGLMFVNPANYSPFVPDAAPRETASGLTQPLLQFFSGIEPTAFGVGGIFAGAALVFFAYIGFDVVATTAEETKRPQRDLPIGIIASLIICTVLYGAVALVVTGMVPYDKLDPAAALANAFAFHGQTWMATVISAGAVAGLTTVVLTLMIGATRIIFAMSRDALLPRGLAKVHPRFRTPWVISIIVTVVVALVAGLTPVGVLEEMVNIGTLSAFVLVSVGVIVLRRRRPDLERGFRVPLNPWLPALSVIVCVYLMLNLTVETWLRFLIWLALGFVIYFAYSRRHSRLGKGGDLYIDPAAPKLFGRD
- a CDS encoding zinc ribbon domain-containing protein, encoding MKASFTDQRRLLDLADADIAVRRADHARQNPAQAARVKELLSVRATHSAELTRRLGERDDAKAELARIQSDVAVVDARTARDNDLLASTSSAKDAQGLEHEIASLARRKSDLEDAELELMERLEAADAAVAEQEALIASVNEEGARLSAEAKATVAEATTRLDAATRDRAAIAASLPADLVAMYDGLAARGNGAGHLQRRTCGGCHMVLSGTDLNVVRAAAEDDVVTCPECGCILVRDDDSGL
- the aceE gene encoding pyruvate dehydrogenase (acetyl-transferring), homodimeric type, whose translation is MTVNDQDPYSQGPQDSDPEETSEWQDSLRQLVDARGASRGREIMLSLLQSSRELHLGVPQVPTTDYINTIPVDSEPEFPGDEEVERRYRSWIRWNAALTVHRAQRPGIGVGGHISTYASSAALYEVGFNHFFRGPDHSSGGDQVFFQGHASPGMYARSFLEGGLSSQQLDGFRQEASAAPHGLPSYPHPRLMPDYWQFPTVSMGLGPINAIYQAMTNKYLTNRGVKDLSDAHVWAFLGDGEMDEVESRGQLQVAANEGLDNLTFVVNCNLQRLDGPVRGNGKIVQELESFFRGAGWNVIKVVWGREWDDLLSRDTEGALLNLMNSTPDGDFQTYKAENGAYVREHFFGRDERAAALVKDYSDEQIWNLKRGGHDYRKVFAAYKAAIEHKGQPTVILAKTVKGYGLGPHFEGRNATHQMKKMTLDDLKLFRDQMHIPLTDAQLEENPYEPPYYHPGAEDETIKYMVERRRALGGTLPQRRSTHTSLSLPDDSVYALPKKGSGTQEVATTMAFVRLLKDLLRSKDFGHRIVPIIPDEARTFGMDAYFPTAKIYNPNGQNYTSVDRELLLAYKESPQGQIMHVGINEAGALAAFTGVGTSYATHGEPLIPVYVFYSMFGFQRTGDAQWAAGDQMARGFIIGATAGRTTLTGEGLQHADGHSHLLASTNPATVSYDPAYGYEIAHIVQSGLERMYGGEHEDPNVMYYITVYNEPIVQPKEPEDVDVDGIVRGIHRVSTGEGEGHRAQILASGVGLAWAHEAQKLLKDDWGVVADVWSVTSWTELRRDGLAADEHNFLHPTDEPKTAYITEKLRDSEGPVVAVSDFMHAVQDQIRQWVPRRYATLGADGFGFSDTRAAARRQFKIDGPSIVVRTLQALAEDGVVDRGLSAQAIEKYRLHDVNAGTSGNAGGEA